Genomic DNA from Acidimicrobiales bacterium:
CCCGGGGGCGTAGGTGCCGGCGACGGCGAAGGCGAACCCTTCGATGGTCACGTCGGCGCCGGTGGCCGGCGTCGCAGCTGCTCCGTCGTCGGCGGCGGTGTGATCGGCGCCACCGGAATGGCCGCCATCGGCCTCAGCGGTCGCTTGCGCTGAGGCCGGCGCTGCCGTTGGCGCCGACGCCGGACGGAACAAGCTGACGGCGGCGATGCCGCCGGCAAGTGCGCAGATGGCCAGGGTTGCGGTGATTCGGGGTGTCATGGGATTGCCTTTCGCTGGGTTGCTGGGTGCTGGTTTGCTTGTTGCTCTTGGGAGAGAAAGAGATGGCCGTGGTGGCCGCATGGCCGCGTCGAAGCAGGGCTGCCGGCGCCATTCGGTGCTGGCGGGCCGGGCTCGGTCAGGCGGGGCGGGCTGGCGTCACACGCCGGGGAAGCCGACGTTGGTGAAGAACCAGAGCGACGACGTGAAC
This window encodes:
- a CDS encoding cupredoxin domain-containing protein, with translation MTPRITATLAICALAGGIAAVSLFRPASAPTAAPASAQATAEADGGHSGGADHTAADDGAAATPATGADVTIEGFAFAVAGTYAPGQTITVTNADGAPHTMTAVDGSFNSGQIDGGASVQLTLPTTPGTYEFFCAIHPSMTATITIAG